In one window of Archocentrus centrarchus isolate MPI-CPG fArcCen1 chromosome 11, fArcCen1, whole genome shotgun sequence DNA:
- the gpnmb gene encoding protein QNR-71 isoform X1, whose product MNAPRYIFLLACACFLYQADGRKTYRDVFPHKHSSRKFPFPIPPIPGWDPDSNPWDDYLYPPLNIKLNDFMHHRGKPKVHLTSDSPALNGSCITFTAKLEYPPCQKEDASGDLIWDEHCEDGTELEASANGQVHSGYVYNWTSWLDDYGFGKCRDKTKCNVFPDGKPFLQRNDWRRKSYVYVWHTMGQYYETCDGSSSSVTINTTNIPLGAEVMEVMVYRKRERRKYSPLTTANTVFFLTDKIPVAVDISQKGAVNQSENIFISGEDVVFRVHLHDPSGYLKTAASIDYIWDFRDGNQLVTHRNMTTHAYSKLGTMSVKLVVEAAFPVECPPPANTPTSSTSTEAPTTPLVTHAVTTKMETTQAPPSTSLSPASSSSISTSLPTTEPLPSTVAPESIPTTPLWLRTRRLNSNQCFRYAYGTFTGNITIVEPKHLLNTLPRSQILEVSAHRVTNTDVNFLVKCLGSIPTSACTIVSDPSCTQVRNIMCNDVPSLSECKVHLRRRFLEPGTYCVNITLENSSSLALTSTTITITKSQETPVSETSRTAEVVLSSSAVLVAIFAFIAYVVYRRYKVYRPIRRSLVEDARARVGGQMVRLREALFPSSEESCHLLTERHPL is encoded by the exons ATGAATGCCCCGCGGTATATATTCCTCCTGGCTTGTGCCTGCTTTCTTTATCAAGCCGATGGACGCAAAA CATACAGGGATGTATTCCCACACAAGCACTCATCAAGGAAGTTTCCATTTCCAATCCCACCAATTCCTGGCTGGGATCCTGATTCCAACCCATGGGATGATTACCTCTACCCACCACTAAACATAAAGTTAAATGATTTTATGCACCACAGAG GTAAACCCAAAGTCCATTTGACCAGTGACAGTCCCGCTCTGAATGGCTCTTGCATCACCTTCACTGCCAAGTTGGAGTATCCTCCCTGCCAGAAGGAGGATGCCAGTGGGGACCTGATCTGGGATGAGCACTGTGAGGACGGTACGGAGCTGGAGGCCTCAG CCAATGGACAGGTTCACTCTGGCTATGTGTACAACTGGACTTCCTGGTTGGACGACTATGGCTTTGGAAAGTGtagagacaagacaaaatgcAACGTGTTCCCAGATGGGAAACCCTTCCTTCAGAGGAACGACTGGAGACGAAAGAGTTACGTCTATGTATGGCACACAATGG GCCAGTACTATGAGACATGTGACGGCTCTTCCTCCAGTGTGACCATCAATACCACCAACATCCCTCTGGGGGCAGAGGTCATGGAAGTCATGGTCTACAGGAAACGCGAGCGCAGGAAGTACAGCCCCCTCACCACCGCCAATACTGTCTTCTTTCTCACAG ATAAGATTCCAGTGGCGGTCGACATCTCTCAGAAGGGTGCAGTCAACCAGTCTGAGAATATTTTCATCAGTGGTGAGGATGTGGTTTTCAGAGTCCACCTCCATGACCCCAGCGGCTACCTGAAAACTGCCGCCTCCATTGACTACATCTGGGATTTTCGAGATGGCAATCAGCTGGTAACACACCGCAACATGACCACACACGCCTACAGTAAGCTGGGGACCATGAGCGTGAAGCTGGTGGTCGAGGCAGCGTTTCCAGTTGAATGTCCGCCTCCTGCCAATACCCCGACCTCAAGCACTTCCACAG AGGCTCCTACAACTCCACTTGTTACTCATGCTGTTACTACCAAGATGGAGACCACACAGG CGCCGCCCAGCACCAGCTTGTcccccgcctcctcctcctctattTCAACGAGTTTGCCCACCACGGAGCCCCTCCCTTCCACTGTTGCCCCAGAGTCCATCCCCACCACCCCGCTGTGGCTCCGCACCAGGCGTCTCAACAGCAACCAGTGCTTCCGCTACGCCTATGGGACCTTCACAGGCAACATCACTATCGTTG AGCCCAAGCACCTGCTGAACACCCTGCCAAGGAGTCAGATTTTGGAAGTGTCAGCCCACAGAGTGACCAACACTGATGTCAACTTCCTGGTGAAATGTCTGGGCAG CATTCCCACTTCAGCCTGTACCATCGTGTCAGACCCCAGCTGCACTCAGGTACGCAATATTATGTGCAACGATGTGCCGTCGCTGTCAGAGTGCAAAGTGCACCTGAGGCGACGGTTTCTGGAACCTGGCACCTACTGTGTGAACATCACCTTGGAGAACTCCAGCAGCCTGGCCCTCACCAGCACCACTATCACCATCACCAAGTCCCAGGAAACACCTG TGTCTGAGACTTCTCGCACCGCAGAAGTGGTTCTCTCCTCGAGTGCTGTGCTGGTGGCCATATTTGCATTCATTGCCTATGTGGTTTATAG GCGTTATAAGGTGTACCGGCCCATTCGCAGGTCACTGGTGGAGGATGCCCGTGCCAGGGTTGGAGGTCAAATGGTTCGACTGAGAGAGGCGCTCTTCCCCTCCAGTGAGGAGAGTTGTCACCTGTTGACTGAGAGACACCCCCTGTAG
- the gpnmb gene encoding protein QNR-71 isoform X2 has product MNAPRYIFLLACACFLYQADGRKTYRDVFPHKHSSRKFPFPIPPIPGWDPDSNPWDDYLYPPLNIKLNDFMHHRGKPKVHLTSDSPALNGSCITFTAKLEYPPCQKEDASGDLIWDEHCEDANGQVHSGYVYNWTSWLDDYGFGKCRDKTKCNVFPDGKPFLQRNDWRRKSYVYVWHTMGQYYETCDGSSSSVTINTTNIPLGAEVMEVMVYRKRERRKYSPLTTANTVFFLTDKIPVAVDISQKGAVNQSENIFISGEDVVFRVHLHDPSGYLKTAASIDYIWDFRDGNQLVTHRNMTTHAYSKLGTMSVKLVVEAAFPVECPPPANTPTSSTSTEAPTTPLVTHAVTTKMETTQAPPSTSLSPASSSSISTSLPTTEPLPSTVAPESIPTTPLWLRTRRLNSNQCFRYAYGTFTGNITIVEPKHLLNTLPRSQILEVSAHRVTNTDVNFLVKCLGSIPTSACTIVSDPSCTQVRNIMCNDVPSLSECKVHLRRRFLEPGTYCVNITLENSSSLALTSTTITITKSQETPVSETSRTAEVVLSSSAVLVAIFAFIAYVVYRRYKVYRPIRRSLVEDARARVGGQMVRLREALFPSSEESCHLLTERHPL; this is encoded by the exons ATGAATGCCCCGCGGTATATATTCCTCCTGGCTTGTGCCTGCTTTCTTTATCAAGCCGATGGACGCAAAA CATACAGGGATGTATTCCCACACAAGCACTCATCAAGGAAGTTTCCATTTCCAATCCCACCAATTCCTGGCTGGGATCCTGATTCCAACCCATGGGATGATTACCTCTACCCACCACTAAACATAAAGTTAAATGATTTTATGCACCACAGAG GTAAACCCAAAGTCCATTTGACCAGTGACAGTCCCGCTCTGAATGGCTCTTGCATCACCTTCACTGCCAAGTTGGAGTATCCTCCCTGCCAGAAGGAGGATGCCAGTGGGGACCTGATCTGGGATGAGCACTGTGAGGACG CCAATGGACAGGTTCACTCTGGCTATGTGTACAACTGGACTTCCTGGTTGGACGACTATGGCTTTGGAAAGTGtagagacaagacaaaatgcAACGTGTTCCCAGATGGGAAACCCTTCCTTCAGAGGAACGACTGGAGACGAAAGAGTTACGTCTATGTATGGCACACAATGG GCCAGTACTATGAGACATGTGACGGCTCTTCCTCCAGTGTGACCATCAATACCACCAACATCCCTCTGGGGGCAGAGGTCATGGAAGTCATGGTCTACAGGAAACGCGAGCGCAGGAAGTACAGCCCCCTCACCACCGCCAATACTGTCTTCTTTCTCACAG ATAAGATTCCAGTGGCGGTCGACATCTCTCAGAAGGGTGCAGTCAACCAGTCTGAGAATATTTTCATCAGTGGTGAGGATGTGGTTTTCAGAGTCCACCTCCATGACCCCAGCGGCTACCTGAAAACTGCCGCCTCCATTGACTACATCTGGGATTTTCGAGATGGCAATCAGCTGGTAACACACCGCAACATGACCACACACGCCTACAGTAAGCTGGGGACCATGAGCGTGAAGCTGGTGGTCGAGGCAGCGTTTCCAGTTGAATGTCCGCCTCCTGCCAATACCCCGACCTCAAGCACTTCCACAG AGGCTCCTACAACTCCACTTGTTACTCATGCTGTTACTACCAAGATGGAGACCACACAGG CGCCGCCCAGCACCAGCTTGTcccccgcctcctcctcctctattTCAACGAGTTTGCCCACCACGGAGCCCCTCCCTTCCACTGTTGCCCCAGAGTCCATCCCCACCACCCCGCTGTGGCTCCGCACCAGGCGTCTCAACAGCAACCAGTGCTTCCGCTACGCCTATGGGACCTTCACAGGCAACATCACTATCGTTG AGCCCAAGCACCTGCTGAACACCCTGCCAAGGAGTCAGATTTTGGAAGTGTCAGCCCACAGAGTGACCAACACTGATGTCAACTTCCTGGTGAAATGTCTGGGCAG CATTCCCACTTCAGCCTGTACCATCGTGTCAGACCCCAGCTGCACTCAGGTACGCAATATTATGTGCAACGATGTGCCGTCGCTGTCAGAGTGCAAAGTGCACCTGAGGCGACGGTTTCTGGAACCTGGCACCTACTGTGTGAACATCACCTTGGAGAACTCCAGCAGCCTGGCCCTCACCAGCACCACTATCACCATCACCAAGTCCCAGGAAACACCTG TGTCTGAGACTTCTCGCACCGCAGAAGTGGTTCTCTCCTCGAGTGCTGTGCTGGTGGCCATATTTGCATTCATTGCCTATGTGGTTTATAG GCGTTATAAGGTGTACCGGCCCATTCGCAGGTCACTGGTGGAGGATGCCCGTGCCAGGGTTGGAGGTCAAATGGTTCGACTGAGAGAGGCGCTCTTCCCCTCCAGTGAGGAGAGTTGTCACCTGTTGACTGAGAGACACCCCCTGTAG
- the gpnmb gene encoding protein QNR-71 isoform X3, which translates to MNAPRYIFLLACACFLYQADGRKTYRDVFPHKHSSRKFPFPIPPIPGWDPDSNPWDDYLYPPLNIKLNDFMHHRGKPKVHLTSDSPALNGSCITFTAKLEYPPCQKEDASGDLIWDEHCEDGTELEASANGQVHSGYVYNWTSWLDDYGFGKCRDKTKCNVFPDGKPFLQRNDWRRKSYVYVWHTMGQYYETCDGSSSSVTINTTNIPLGAEVMEVMVYRKRERRKYSPLTTANTVFFLTDKIPVAVDISQKGAVNQSENIFISGEDVVFRVHLHDPSGYLKTAASIDYIWDFRDGNQLVTHRNMTTHAYSKLGTMSVKLVVEAAFPVECPPPANTPTSSTSTEAPTTPLVTHAVTTKMETTQAPPSTSLSPASSSSISTSLPTTEPLPSTVAPESIPTTPLWLRTRRLNSNQCFRYAYGTFTGNITITITKSQETPVSETSRTAEVVLSSSAVLVAIFAFIAYVVYRRYKVYRPIRRSLVEDARARVGGQMVRLREALFPSSEESCHLLTERHPL; encoded by the exons ATGAATGCCCCGCGGTATATATTCCTCCTGGCTTGTGCCTGCTTTCTTTATCAAGCCGATGGACGCAAAA CATACAGGGATGTATTCCCACACAAGCACTCATCAAGGAAGTTTCCATTTCCAATCCCACCAATTCCTGGCTGGGATCCTGATTCCAACCCATGGGATGATTACCTCTACCCACCACTAAACATAAAGTTAAATGATTTTATGCACCACAGAG GTAAACCCAAAGTCCATTTGACCAGTGACAGTCCCGCTCTGAATGGCTCTTGCATCACCTTCACTGCCAAGTTGGAGTATCCTCCCTGCCAGAAGGAGGATGCCAGTGGGGACCTGATCTGGGATGAGCACTGTGAGGACGGTACGGAGCTGGAGGCCTCAG CCAATGGACAGGTTCACTCTGGCTATGTGTACAACTGGACTTCCTGGTTGGACGACTATGGCTTTGGAAAGTGtagagacaagacaaaatgcAACGTGTTCCCAGATGGGAAACCCTTCCTTCAGAGGAACGACTGGAGACGAAAGAGTTACGTCTATGTATGGCACACAATGG GCCAGTACTATGAGACATGTGACGGCTCTTCCTCCAGTGTGACCATCAATACCACCAACATCCCTCTGGGGGCAGAGGTCATGGAAGTCATGGTCTACAGGAAACGCGAGCGCAGGAAGTACAGCCCCCTCACCACCGCCAATACTGTCTTCTTTCTCACAG ATAAGATTCCAGTGGCGGTCGACATCTCTCAGAAGGGTGCAGTCAACCAGTCTGAGAATATTTTCATCAGTGGTGAGGATGTGGTTTTCAGAGTCCACCTCCATGACCCCAGCGGCTACCTGAAAACTGCCGCCTCCATTGACTACATCTGGGATTTTCGAGATGGCAATCAGCTGGTAACACACCGCAACATGACCACACACGCCTACAGTAAGCTGGGGACCATGAGCGTGAAGCTGGTGGTCGAGGCAGCGTTTCCAGTTGAATGTCCGCCTCCTGCCAATACCCCGACCTCAAGCACTTCCACAG AGGCTCCTACAACTCCACTTGTTACTCATGCTGTTACTACCAAGATGGAGACCACACAGG CGCCGCCCAGCACCAGCTTGTcccccgcctcctcctcctctattTCAACGAGTTTGCCCACCACGGAGCCCCTCCCTTCCACTGTTGCCCCAGAGTCCATCCCCACCACCCCGCTGTGGCTCCGCACCAGGCGTCTCAACAGCAACCAGTGCTTCCGCTACGCCTATGGGACCTTCACAGGCAACAT CACTATCACCATCACCAAGTCCCAGGAAACACCTG TGTCTGAGACTTCTCGCACCGCAGAAGTGGTTCTCTCCTCGAGTGCTGTGCTGGTGGCCATATTTGCATTCATTGCCTATGTGGTTTATAG GCGTTATAAGGTGTACCGGCCCATTCGCAGGTCACTGGTGGAGGATGCCCGTGCCAGGGTTGGAGGTCAAATGGTTCGACTGAGAGAGGCGCTCTTCCCCTCCAGTGAGGAGAGTTGTCACCTGTTGACTGAGAGACACCCCCTGTAG
- the LOC115788444 gene encoding polypeptide N-acetylgalactosaminyltransferase 15 isoform X1, with translation MRLKSAVRRRMLCLWLLLIGFALVALALSDFFNRDSDYNLPKPGPPRRPLQRIQSPPDLEVIVDAHDPALELGVDLTPLKSLQEDQLLFVPSIHGTKSPPQKKRSYKMLLPGASKDTTVHGPPTHDEMGKAVRLQLEGVERDMELRALQQYGFNEVVSERISLHRRLPEARHPECVGEQYSESLPSASVVICFYDEAWSALLRTVHSVLDTAPKQYLQEVLLVDDLSQQGHLKTVLSEYVSHLDGVRLIRSTKRLGVGGCRTLGAARAVGEVLVFMDSHCECQKGWLEPLLERIAQDRTRVVSPIMDVIDWQTFQYNATQWPVRGVFDWRLDFFWESNPQLQHKDPETAVQPLQSPALGGGVVAIDRHFFQSVGAYDPGMLLWGAEQIELSIRVWSCGGSMEVVPCSRVAHLIRHHLPYRFPDQDLLQKNKIRIADTWMDTYKKIYYRRDTLAHFIRQSESPNITERLRLKRSLGCRNFHWFLTTVYPQLYIPQDRTALSGELYSVGTGRCADYLQGQGLQGGAMSTAPCTGTGSQHWDLNSEGEVRWGPMGALCLDTEGERAVLSPCPSHRPTPSRLQWKFIKLSGQLVHQLSQLCLEAVKEGGDNKHRTGGLFMRHCTHHPRQQWHFEQLVAPKVLT, from the exons ATGAGGCTGAAAAGCGCTGTGCGAAGGAGGATGCTTTGCCTCTGGCTGTTGCTCATCGGATTCGCCCTGGTTGCACTCGCGCTTTCCGATTTCTTTAACCGGGACAGCGACTACAATCTTCCCAAACCTGGCCCTCCCCGCCGCCCCCTTCAGCGGATCCAAAGTCCTCCGGATCTGGAAGTCATCGTGGACGCCCATGACCCTGCTTTAGAGCTTGGCGTCGATTTGACTCCTCTAAAATCTCTGCAAGAAGACCAGCTTTTATTCGTCCCATCCATACATGGCACCAAGAGCCCGCCACAGAAGAAGCGGAGTTACAAGATGCTTCTTCCCGGAGCAAGTAAAGATACCACCGTACACGGGCCACCTACGCACGATGAAATGGGGAAAGCAGTGCGGCTTCAACTGGAAGGTGTGGAGAGGGATATGGAGTTGAGGGCTTTGCAGCAGTATGGGTTCAATGAGGTGGTGAGCGAGAGGATTTCTCTGCATCGTAGGCTGCCAGAGGCGCGCCATCCTGA GTGTGTGGGGGAGCAATACAGCGAGTCTCTGCCGTCGGCCAGTGTTGTTATCTGTTTCTATGACGAGGCTTGGTCTGCTCTCCTACGCACTGTACACAGTGTCCTCGACACTGCACCTAAACAGTATCTGCAGGAGGTCCTGCTGGTGGACGACCTAAGTCAACAGg GCCACTTGAAGACTGTGCTGAGTGAGTATGTGTCTCATCTGGATGGAGTGCGTTTGATTCGCAGCACCAAACGCCTTGGGGTTGGAGGTTGCCGGACATTAGGTGCTGCCAGGGCTGTTGGGGAGGTGCTGGTGTTCATGGACTCACACTGTGAATGCCAGAAGGGCTGGCTGGAACCACTGCTTGAGAGAATTGCCCAGGACAG GACTAGAGTGGTGTCCCCCATCATGGATGTGATAGATTGGCAGACCTTTCAGTACAATGCCACCCAGTGGCCAGTTAGGGGGGTGTTCGACTGGAGACTTGACTTCTTTTGGGAATCAAATCCACAGCTGCAACATAAAGACCCAGAGACGGCTGTCCAACCTTTGCA GAGTCCCGCTTTAGGAGGTGGAGTTGTGGCCATCGACCGACATTTCTTCCAGAGTGTGGGAGCCTATGACCCTGGGATGCTGCTGTGGGGTGCAGAACAAATTGAGTTGTCAATCAGG GTGTGGTCATGCGGGGGCTCTATGGAGGTGGTGCCTTGCTCCCGTGTGGCCCACCTCATTCGCCACCACCTGCCGTATCGCTTCCCAGATCAGGACTTGCTTcagaagaacaagatccggatTGCTGACACCTGGATGGACACATACAAGAAAATCTACTATAGAAGGGACACACTTGCTCATTTCATCAGgcag TCTGAAAGCCCGAACATCACAGAGCGTCTGCGGCTGAAGAGGAGTCTGGGTTGTAGGAACTTCCACTGGTTCCTAACTACAGTCTATCCACAGCTTTATATCCCTCAGGACAGAACTGCACTGTCAGGCGAG CTGTACAGTGTCGGTACTGGCAGATGTGCAGACTATCTGCAAGGTCAGGGACTACAGGGTGGGGCCATGAGTACAGCACCATGCACAGGGACAGGTAGCCAG CACTGGGATCTAAACTCTGAGGGTGAAGTGCGATGGGGTCCCATGGGAGCTTTGTGTTTGGATACCGAGGGGGAGAGGGCGGTCCTCTCTCCTTGCCCCAGTCACCGACCAACCCCCAGCAGACTGCAGTGGAAGTTTATAAAG CTGAGCGGCCAGCTCGTTCACCAGTTGTCTCAGTTATGTCTGGAAGCTGTAAAAGAAGGAGGTGACAACAAGCACAGGACAGGAGGTCTCTTCATGCGCCATTGCACCCACCACCCCAGGCAACAGTGGCACTTTGAGCAACTAGTAGCTCCCAAAG TGCTAACCTAA
- the LOC115788444 gene encoding polypeptide N-acetylgalactosaminyltransferase 15 isoform X2 yields the protein MRLKSAVRRRMLCLWLLLIGFALVALALSDFFNRDSDYNLPKPGPPRRPLQRIQSPPDLEVIVDAHDPALELGVDLTPLKSLQEDQLLFVPSIHGTKSPPQKKRSYKMLLPGASKDTTVHGPPTHDEMGKAVRLQLEGVERDMELRALQQYGFNEVVSERISLHRRLPEARHPECVGEQYSESLPSASVVICFYDEAWSALLRTVHSVLDTAPKQYLQEVLLVDDLSQQGHLKTVLSEYVSHLDGVRLIRSTKRLGVGGCRTLGAARAVGEVLVFMDSHCECQKGWLEPLLERIAQDRTRVVSPIMDVIDWQTFQYNATQWPVRGVFDWRLDFFWESNPQLQHKDPETAVQPLQSPALGGGVVAIDRHFFQSVGAYDPGMLLWGAEQIELSIRVWSCGGSMEVVPCSRVAHLIRHHLPYRFPDQDLLQKNKIRIADTWMDTYKKIYYRRDTLAHFIRQSESPNITERLRLKRSLGCRNFHWFLTTVYPQLYIPQDRTALSGELYSVGTGRCADYLQGQGLQGGAMSTAPCTGTGSQHWDLNSEGEVRWGPMGALCLDTEGERAVLSPCPSHRPTPSRLQWKFIKLSGQLVHQLSQLCLEAVKEGGDNKHRTGGLFMRHCTHHPRQQWHFEQLVAPKGA from the exons ATGAGGCTGAAAAGCGCTGTGCGAAGGAGGATGCTTTGCCTCTGGCTGTTGCTCATCGGATTCGCCCTGGTTGCACTCGCGCTTTCCGATTTCTTTAACCGGGACAGCGACTACAATCTTCCCAAACCTGGCCCTCCCCGCCGCCCCCTTCAGCGGATCCAAAGTCCTCCGGATCTGGAAGTCATCGTGGACGCCCATGACCCTGCTTTAGAGCTTGGCGTCGATTTGACTCCTCTAAAATCTCTGCAAGAAGACCAGCTTTTATTCGTCCCATCCATACATGGCACCAAGAGCCCGCCACAGAAGAAGCGGAGTTACAAGATGCTTCTTCCCGGAGCAAGTAAAGATACCACCGTACACGGGCCACCTACGCACGATGAAATGGGGAAAGCAGTGCGGCTTCAACTGGAAGGTGTGGAGAGGGATATGGAGTTGAGGGCTTTGCAGCAGTATGGGTTCAATGAGGTGGTGAGCGAGAGGATTTCTCTGCATCGTAGGCTGCCAGAGGCGCGCCATCCTGA GTGTGTGGGGGAGCAATACAGCGAGTCTCTGCCGTCGGCCAGTGTTGTTATCTGTTTCTATGACGAGGCTTGGTCTGCTCTCCTACGCACTGTACACAGTGTCCTCGACACTGCACCTAAACAGTATCTGCAGGAGGTCCTGCTGGTGGACGACCTAAGTCAACAGg GCCACTTGAAGACTGTGCTGAGTGAGTATGTGTCTCATCTGGATGGAGTGCGTTTGATTCGCAGCACCAAACGCCTTGGGGTTGGAGGTTGCCGGACATTAGGTGCTGCCAGGGCTGTTGGGGAGGTGCTGGTGTTCATGGACTCACACTGTGAATGCCAGAAGGGCTGGCTGGAACCACTGCTTGAGAGAATTGCCCAGGACAG GACTAGAGTGGTGTCCCCCATCATGGATGTGATAGATTGGCAGACCTTTCAGTACAATGCCACCCAGTGGCCAGTTAGGGGGGTGTTCGACTGGAGACTTGACTTCTTTTGGGAATCAAATCCACAGCTGCAACATAAAGACCCAGAGACGGCTGTCCAACCTTTGCA GAGTCCCGCTTTAGGAGGTGGAGTTGTGGCCATCGACCGACATTTCTTCCAGAGTGTGGGAGCCTATGACCCTGGGATGCTGCTGTGGGGTGCAGAACAAATTGAGTTGTCAATCAGG GTGTGGTCATGCGGGGGCTCTATGGAGGTGGTGCCTTGCTCCCGTGTGGCCCACCTCATTCGCCACCACCTGCCGTATCGCTTCCCAGATCAGGACTTGCTTcagaagaacaagatccggatTGCTGACACCTGGATGGACACATACAAGAAAATCTACTATAGAAGGGACACACTTGCTCATTTCATCAGgcag TCTGAAAGCCCGAACATCACAGAGCGTCTGCGGCTGAAGAGGAGTCTGGGTTGTAGGAACTTCCACTGGTTCCTAACTACAGTCTATCCACAGCTTTATATCCCTCAGGACAGAACTGCACTGTCAGGCGAG CTGTACAGTGTCGGTACTGGCAGATGTGCAGACTATCTGCAAGGTCAGGGACTACAGGGTGGGGCCATGAGTACAGCACCATGCACAGGGACAGGTAGCCAG CACTGGGATCTAAACTCTGAGGGTGAAGTGCGATGGGGTCCCATGGGAGCTTTGTGTTTGGATACCGAGGGGGAGAGGGCGGTCCTCTCTCCTTGCCCCAGTCACCGACCAACCCCCAGCAGACTGCAGTGGAAGTTTATAAAG CTGAGCGGCCAGCTCGTTCACCAGTTGTCTCAGTTATGTCTGGAAGCTGTAAAAGAAGGAGGTGACAACAAGCACAGGACAGGAGGTCTCTTCATGCGCCATTGCACCCACCACCCCAGGCAACAGTGGCACTTTGAGCAACTAGTAGCTCCCAAAGGTGCCTGA